A window of the Rhizobium brockwellii genome harbors these coding sequences:
- a CDS encoding Hsp33 family molecular chaperone, whose amino-acid sequence MAEAAAALGQFDFAGDDHVVPFQVEGLDVRGRAVQLGPMLDAILERHHYPAPVARLLAEVVVLTVLLGTSLKFDGKFTVQTKGDGPVDLLVADFSTPENVRAYARFDQALLNKAIESGETEPEQLLGKGILAFTIDQGKFSQPYQGIVPLDGTTLEDIAGVYFRQSEQIPTRVRLAAAELFDRDDAGKPRHRWRAGGLVAQFLPEAPERMRQPDLHGGDGDTGSRPHGEDDAWLEARSLVETIDADELTDPLVGTERLLFRLFHERGVRVYEPRAVFDRCSCSRDKIKGVLKGFSAEEIEASQENGEIAVTCEFCSTTYHFEPAELQPAE is encoded by the coding sequence ATGGCAGAAGCTGCAGCCGCCCTCGGCCAGTTTGATTTCGCCGGCGATGACCATGTCGTCCCCTTCCAGGTGGAAGGGCTGGATGTGCGCGGCCGCGCCGTCCAGCTCGGCCCGATGCTCGATGCGATCCTCGAGCGTCATCATTATCCCGCACCCGTTGCCCGGCTGCTTGCCGAAGTCGTCGTGCTGACGGTGCTGCTCGGCACCTCGCTGAAGTTCGACGGCAAGTTCACGGTGCAGACCAAGGGCGACGGCCCGGTCGATCTTCTCGTCGCCGATTTCTCGACGCCGGAAAATGTCCGCGCCTACGCCCGTTTCGATCAGGCGCTGCTCAACAAGGCGATCGAGTCAGGCGAAACCGAGCCGGAGCAATTGCTCGGCAAGGGCATTCTCGCCTTCACCATCGACCAAGGCAAGTTCAGCCAGCCCTACCAGGGCATCGTTCCGCTCGACGGCACCACGCTGGAAGATATTGCCGGCGTCTATTTCCGCCAGTCGGAGCAGATCCCGACGCGCGTCCGTCTTGCCGCGGCCGAACTGTTCGACCGTGACGATGCGGGCAAGCCGCGCCATCGCTGGCGGGCAGGCGGCCTCGTCGCCCAGTTCCTTCCGGAAGCGCCGGAGCGCATGCGCCAGCCGGATCTCCACGGCGGCGACGGCGACACCGGCAGCCGCCCGCATGGCGAGGACGATGCCTGGCTCGAAGCCCGTTCGCTGGTCGAGACCATTGATGCCGATGAACTGACCGATCCGCTTGTTGGCACCGAGCGGCTGCTGTTCCGCCTGTTCCACGAGCGTGGCGTGCGCGTCTACGAACCGCGCGCCGTCTTCGACCGCTGCAGCTGCTCGCGCGACAAGATCAAGGGCGTGCTCAAGGGCTTTTCGGCCGAGGAGATCGAAGCCAGCCAGGAAAACGGCGAAATCGCCGTCACCTGCGAATTCTGCTCGACCACCTACCACTTCGAGCCGGCCGAGCTTCAGCCGGCCGAATAG